A single region of the Musa acuminata AAA Group cultivar baxijiao chromosome BXJ1-11, Cavendish_Baxijiao_AAA, whole genome shotgun sequence genome encodes:
- the LOC103971692 gene encoding MDIS1-interacting receptor like kinase 1-like: MFTRLAFIFSLAFFCAVIAYAAPADEVAALLSIKAELDDPLNALGDWNLPTDVAGSSHCNWTGVRCSSTGAVDGLDLSHLNLSGLIAGDIRRLTSLVRLNLCSNSFSSSLPEAIADLTMLRELDVSDNNFVRHFPTGLGGFQGLRSLNASGNNFDGPIPDDIGNATALETLDLRGNFFAGSIPLSYRNLQSLKFLGLSGNNLRGRLPAELGQLSSLETLIIGYNEIEGPIPAELGNLTNLRYLDMAVGNLSGAIPAKLGRLQSLTTVYLYKNNLDGEIPREIGDISSLQMLDLSDNLISGSIPPELSRLSNLKLLNLMCNRLKGAVPAGIGELPQLEVLELWNNSLSGALPANLGLNSALQLLDVSSNSLSGKIPAGVCDGGNLTKLILFNNAFSGPIPTGLPTCLSLVRVRMQNNRLNGTIPSGLGRLPKLQRLELAGNELSGEIPDDISSSTSLSFIDLSHNHLRSSLPSNILSMPTLQTFLAADNELTGGIPDELQDCPSLSALDLSTNRLSGCIPSSLASCQHLVSLSLQSNRLTGTIPSSLATMPTLSILDLSNNFLTGTIPDNFGGSPALEMLNLAYNNLSGPVPANGLLLTINPDDLAGNAGLCGGGALPPCAANSPWASTTSPKASHLKHIAAGWLIGISAVLMIGLGVLGARRLYQMWHVDGGCCGDGKFEEETGAWPWRLTAFQRLNFTSTDVLACVKEANIIGMGATGIVYKAELHRHHAAVAVKKLWRPEGAAAELGDSDAGDLATEVSLLGRLRHRNIVKMLGYVRNGAEMMILYEYMQNGSLWEALHGKQEGRLLVDWVSRYNVAAGIAHGLAYLHHDCHPQVIHRDVKSSNVLLDGNLEAKIADFGLARMMVRKNETVSVVAGSYGYIAPEYGYTLKVDEKTDIYSFGVVLMELLTGKRPVEMEYGESQDIVGWVRGRLRSNHGVEELLDSSIGGRCEHVREEMLLVLRVAVLCTARSPKDRPPMRDVLTMLAEAKPRRKSSSSGGGGVVAKDKPVFTTSPDSGYP, translated from the exons ATGTTTACGAGACTAGCTTTTATCTTCTCCTTGGCCTTCTTTTGTGCTGTCATTGCGTATGCCGCTCCGGCGGACGAGGTGGCGGCGCTGCTGTCGATCAAAGCGGAGCTCGACGATCCGTTGAATGCCCTTGGAGACTGGAATCTGCCGACCGACGTCGCTGGCTCGTCCCACTGCAACTGGACTGGCGTCCGGTGCAGCTCGACGGGCGCCGTCGACGGCCTCGACCTCTCTCACCTGAACTTAAGTGGCCTGATCGCCGGCGACATCCGCCGGCTCACGAGCCTTGTCCGCCTCAACCTGTGCAGCAATTCCTTCTCTTCGTCGCTCCCGGAGGCCATCGCCGACCTCACCATGCTCCGGGAGCTCGACGTTAGTGACAACAACTTCGTCCGTCACTTCCCGACCGGCCTCGGCGGGTTCCAGGGCCTGAGGAGCCTCAATGCCTCCGGGAACAACTTCGACGGGCCGATCCCCGACGACATCGGCAACGCCACGGCTCTCGAGACGCTGGATCTGCGAGGGAACTTCTTCGCTGGTTCAATCCCGCTGTCTTACCGGAACTTACAGAGCTTGAAGTTCTTGGGCCTTTCCGGCAACAACCTCAGGGGAAGACTCCCCGCTGAGCTCGGCCAACTCTCTTCGTTGGAGACGCTTATAATTGGGTACAACGAGATCGAAGGTCCGATTCCCGCGGAGCTCGGCAACCTGACAAATCTCCGGTACCTCGACATGGCGGTCGGCAACCTCAGCGGTGCCATTCCTGCAAAGCTCGGAAGGCTGCAATCCCTCACCACCGTCTACTTGTACAAGAACAATCTCGATGGCGAGATCCCGAGAGAAATCGGCGATATCTCATCGCTGCAGATGCTGGATCTCTCCGACAACCTCATCTCCGGTTCGATACCGCCGGAGTTGTCGCGACTGAGTAATCTAAAGCTTCTCAATCTGATGTGCAACAGACTCAAAGGCGCGGTGCCCGCCGGCATCGGTGAGCTACCTCAGTTGGAGGTGCTGGAGCTGTGGAACAACTCGCTCTCCGGCGCCTTGCCGGCCAACCTGGGCCTGAACTCGGCACTGCAATTGCTCGACGTTTCCTCGAACTCGCTCTCGGGGAAGATACCTGCGGGAGTGTGCGACGGTGGCAACCTCACCAAGCTCATCCTCTTCAACAACGCCTTCTCCGGGCCGATCCCGACCGGCCTGCCGACGTGCCTCTCTCTGGTTCGCGTTCGAATGCAAAACAACCGGCTCAACGGTACCATACCGAGTGGTCTCGGGAGGCTACCGAAGCTGCAGCGGCTCGAACTGGCAGGCAACGAGCTCTCCGGCGAGATACCGGACGACATCTCGTCCTCGACCTCGCTCTCCTTCATCGATCTCTCGCACAACCACCTCCGCTCGTCCCTCCCTTCTAACATACTATCCATGCCGACGCTCCAAACCTTTTTGGCCGCCGACAACGAGCTGACCGGAGGAATCCCGGACGAGTTGCAGGACTGCCCATCCCTCTCTGCTCTCGACCTTTCGACCAACCGCCTGTCCGGGTGCATACCGAGCAGCCTAGCCTCATGCCAGCATCTCGTGTCGCTGAGCCTCCAGAGCAACCGGCTCACCGGCACGATCCCGTCCTCGCTTGCGACGATGCCAACGCTCTCCATTCTGGATCTGTCGAACAACTTCCTCACCGGCACGATCCCCGACAACTTCGGCGGCTCGCCGGCTCTCGAGATGTTGAATTTAGCCTACAACAATCTCTCGGGCCCCGTGCCGGCCAACGGCCTATTGCTTACCATAAACCCGGATGATCTCGCCGGCAATGCAGGCCTTTGCGGTGGCGGTGCACTCCCTCCGTGCGCCGCGAATTCGCCATGGGCATCGACGACGAGTCCCAAAGCGTCTCACCTCAAGCACATCGCAGCCGGATGGCTGATCGGGATTTCGGCGGTCTTAATGATTGGGCTCGGCGTTCTCGGGGCACGACGGCTCTATCAGATGTGGCACGTTGACGGCGGGTGCTGCGGCGACGGCAAGTTCGAGGAAGAGACCGGCGCTTGGCCTTGGCGGTTGACGGCATTCCAACGGCTCAACTTCACGAGCACCGACGTGTTAGCATGCGTCAAGGAGGCCAACATCATCGGCATGGGCGCCACGGGGATCGTCTACAAGGCCGAGCTCCACAGGCACCACGCAGCGGTGGCGGTGAAGAAGCTGTGGCGGCCGGAAGGGGCCGCAGCGGAGTTGGGCGATTCCGATGCCGGGGATTTGGCGACGGAAGTGAGCCTACTAGGAAGGTTGAGACACCGTAATATCGTGAAGATGCTcggctacgtgcgaaacggcgccGAGATGATGATACTGTACGAGTACATGCAGAACGGCAGCCTGTGGGAGGCTTTGCATGGGAAGCAAGAGGGGCGGCTGCTGGTAGACTGGGTCTCCAGGTACAACGTGGCGGCCGGAATCGCGCACGGATTGGCCTACCTTCACCACGACTGCCACCCGCAGGTGATCCATCGTGATGTGAAGTCGAGCAACGTGCTCTTGGATGGGAATCTGGAAGCCAAGATCGCCGATTTCGGCCTGGCAAGGATGATGGTCCGCAAGAACGAGACTGTGTCCGTCGTCGCTGGATCGTATGGCTACATTGCCCCAG AGTACGGCTACACATTGAAGGTGGACGAGAAGACCGACATATATAGCTTCGGGGTGGTGCTCATGGAGTTACTGACAGGGAAGAGGCCCGTAGAAATGGAGTACGGGGAGAGCCAGGACATCGTCGGGTGGGTCCGCGGGCGGCTGAGGAGCAACCACGGCGTCGAGGAGCTGCTCGACAGCAGCATCGGCGGACGTTGCGAGCACGTACGTGAGGAGATGCTGCTGGTGCTGCGGGTCGCGGTGCTGTGCACGGCAAGGTCGCCCAAGGACCGGCCGCCGATGAGGGACGTGCTCACCATGCTAGCCGAGGCAAAGCCGCGGCGgaagagcagcagcagcggcggcggtggcgtgGTGGCCAAGGACAAGCCCGTGTTCACCACCTCGCCAGATTCTGGGTATCCGTAG